Proteins encoded together in one bacterium window:
- a CDS encoding glycoside hydrolase family 9 protein: protein MRNSILCSITVIMTLLCLSGKGIEAQSWIRINQLGYLPESIKVAVFVSKNSARITSFDLRDALTGEIVYVPKTSPAEYGPYGAFSNGYRLDFSAFSREGAYYVSAGGVQSPHFRISNDVYDGTADYLLNYMRQQQCGYNPCLRDSCHTHDGFIIYHPTRDSTHIDVTGGWHDASDYLQYVTTSANATYQMLFAYEQNPGSFGDRFDRNGDPGPNGIPDILDEAKWGLDWLAKMNPGKNIMFNQIADDRDHVGFRLPSRDSAFYGKGLERPVYYITGSPQGVFEHKNRTTGIASASGKYASAFALGSKLLKQYDPGYAEMLRIKAVDAYDYGMRYPGVCQTAPGRAPYFYEEDNWTDDMELAAYEVFSLTGEEKHRKEAYDYGRIEPVTPWMGHDTARHYQWYPFVNLGHYHLAGSGDSADARESASFMKKGLDAVYEKGRGNMFLMGVPYIWCSNNLVAALITQCRLYGEVTGDRTYAEMEAAMRDWLFGCNPWGTSMIVGLPAHGDYPEDTHSAFSAVYGYQVYGGLVDGPVYASIFNSLIGIEMHGGDEYSEFQSDLAVYHDDYGDYSTNEPTMDGTASLTYYLSAMQKDGMKNRSNSSLVYEYGGIVRTDPARKEINLVFTAHEFVDGYETIRTVLNRHGIKAAFFFTGDFYRNKKFAPIIRALKKDGMYIGAHSDKHILYAPWENRDSTLVAKEEFLTDLKGNYAEMAKFGITKEDAPYFMPPYEWYNDTISSWCSEYGLKLINLTPETWVNQDWTIPVEGGPYYSSDDLYKRLMDFEAHDASGLNGTILLVHFGTDPRRTDKFYNRLDSLITGLEKKGYRFTSLRETIR, encoded by the coding sequence ATGAGGAATTCCATTCTCTGCTCCATTACCGTCATCATGACACTTTTGTGTTTATCGGGGAAAGGTATCGAAGCTCAAAGCTGGATACGGATTAACCAGCTCGGGTATCTTCCCGAATCGATTAAGGTTGCCGTATTTGTCAGTAAAAACTCCGCCCGGATTACATCGTTCGATCTCCGCGATGCCCTTACCGGAGAGATTGTCTATGTCCCGAAAACAAGCCCGGCGGAGTATGGGCCCTATGGCGCGTTTTCGAATGGTTATCGTCTCGATTTCTCCGCATTTTCACGGGAAGGGGCATATTATGTCAGCGCTGGCGGCGTGCAGTCTCCCCATTTCAGAATCTCGAACGATGTGTACGACGGTACCGCTGATTATCTCCTCAATTACATGCGCCAGCAGCAGTGCGGGTACAATCCCTGCCTCAGGGATTCCTGCCATACTCATGACGGCTTCATCATCTACCATCCCACACGGGATTCGACCCACATCGATGTAACGGGAGGATGGCACGATGCATCCGATTACCTCCAGTATGTGACCACTTCCGCGAACGCGACATACCAGATGCTGTTTGCATACGAGCAGAATCCCGGATCGTTCGGCGACCGTTTCGACAGGAACGGCGACCCCGGCCCGAACGGTATTCCCGATATTCTCGATGAAGCGAAATGGGGACTTGACTGGCTTGCCAAAATGAATCCGGGCAAGAATATCATGTTCAACCAGATCGCCGATGACCGCGACCACGTTGGATTCCGCCTCCCGTCGCGGGATTCGGCGTTCTACGGCAAGGGGCTCGAACGTCCCGTATATTATATAACCGGGAGTCCTCAGGGCGTTTTCGAGCACAAGAACAGGACGACGGGAATTGCTTCCGCCTCCGGTAAATACGCCTCGGCTTTTGCCCTTGGCTCGAAGCTGCTGAAACAGTACGATCCCGGTTATGCAGAGATGCTCCGTATAAAAGCGGTTGATGCGTACGATTATGGTATGAGGTATCCCGGTGTTTGTCAGACCGCTCCCGGCCGGGCACCTTATTTCTATGAGGAGGACAACTGGACCGATGACATGGAGCTCGCCGCGTACGAGGTCTTTTCGCTGACAGGTGAGGAAAAACACAGAAAAGAAGCGTATGATTACGGCAGGATCGAGCCGGTCACTCCCTGGATGGGTCATGACACCGCCCGTCATTACCAATGGTATCCCTTCGTCAATCTCGGCCATTACCATCTGGCCGGGTCAGGTGACAGTGCGGATGCGCGGGAATCTGCCTCGTTCATGAAGAAGGGTCTCGATGCGGTGTATGAGAAGGGGAGAGGGAATATGTTTCTCATGGGTGTTCCGTACATCTGGTGTTCGAACAACCTCGTGGCGGCTCTTATCACCCAGTGCCGCCTGTATGGCGAGGTAACAGGGGACAGAACCTATGCGGAGATGGAAGCCGCGATGCGGGATTGGCTTTTCGGCTGCAATCCCTGGGGAACAAGCATGATTGTCGGGCTTCCCGCTCACGGGGATTATCCTGAAGACACCCATTCAGCCTTTTCGGCTGTCTATGGTTATCAGGTGTACGGCGGGCTCGTTGACGGCCCCGTGTATGCGTCGATTTTCAACAGCCTGATCGGTATCGAGATGCACGGCGGTGACGAATATTCCGAGTTTCAGTCCGACCTTGCGGTCTATCATGACGATTACGGCGATTACTCGACGAATGAACCAACCATGGATGGCACGGCGAGCCTGACCTATTATCTCTCTGCCATGCAGAAGGACGGGATGAAAAATCGGAGTAATTCGAGTCTTGTGTACGAATATGGTGGAATCGTCCGCACCGACCCGGCCAGGAAAGAGATAAATCTCGTTTTTACCGCGCACGAGTTTGTGGACGGGTACGAAACAATCAGGACGGTGCTCAACAGGCATGGAATCAAGGCGGCGTTTTTCTTCACCGGTGATTTCTACCGTAATAAAAAATTCGCCCCCATCATACGGGCTCTGAAAAAGGACGGGATGTATATCGGCGCCCATTCGGACAAACATATTCTTTATGCTCCATGGGAAAACAGGGATTCGACGCTCGTTGCGAAAGAGGAATTCCTGACCGACCTCAAAGGGAATTATGCCGAAATGGCGAAATTCGGCATAACAAAAGAGGATGCTCCTTATTTCATGCCTCCGTACGAGTGGTACAACGATACTATAAGTTCCTGGTGCAGTGAGTACGGGTTAAAGCTGATAAATTTGACGCCGGAGACCTGGGTGAATCAGGACTGGACGATTCCGGTCGAGGGCGGGCCGTATTACAGCAGCGATGACCTCTACAAACGGCTCATGGATTTCGAGGCGCATGATGCTTCAGGGCTGAACGGCACGATCCTGCTCGTTCATTTCGGCACCGATCCCCGGAGAACCGACAAGTTCTACAACAGGCTCGATTCGCTCATAACCGGGCTTGAAAAAAAGGGATACCGGTTCACCTCGTTGCGTGAAACGATTCGATAG
- a CDS encoding PilZ domain-containing protein, with product MRQFIRHPSDIPIHYDLEDVVAHRKDYLYNVSHGGLSFRSGVYIKQGSVINISIPIREPVFQAEGIVVWCRKNGDQYDIGVEFRETDVEYRVRMVEQVCYIEEYKQEVLKKEGRKLTGEQAATEWITKYAKDFPRE from the coding sequence ATGCGCCAGTTTATTCGTCATCCCTCCGATATACCGATTCACTACGATCTCGAGGATGTCGTTGCCCATAGAAAGGACTATCTGTACAACGTCAGTCATGGTGGCTTGTCCTTTCGGTCAGGAGTCTATATAAAACAGGGGTCCGTAATCAATATCAGCATCCCGATCCGTGAACCGGTTTTTCAGGCCGAGGGTATTGTTGTCTGGTGCCGCAAGAACGGAGATCAGTACGACATCGGCGTTGAATTCAGGGAAACGGATGTTGAATACCGTGTCCGCATGGTAGAACAGGTATGCTATATCGAGGAGTACAAGCAGGAGGTTCTGAAGAAGGAAGGCCGTAAGCTCACCGGCGAGCAGGCCGCCACCGAGTGGATCACAAAATACGCAAAAGACTTCCCCCGTGAATAG
- a CDS encoding heparinase II/III family protein, whose product MNLLRVFILAALFLMLPYHRVITAQGKTAGTVKLRALKPEEILSKLDLTKPGLEAVKTAYEKGNRQAALTGLLTYYRNLYPLPDTLQGGREADLSKADQIVRHVFQWGPYEAADYGDSMNWEWDPRGDIEWVAAVYRFYWALPLADAYRATRDERYARAFVDLTGDWIAKHPLENHEKTHPVYTSWHGFAWLDIQTGIRATNLCTVFKTMVHSKAFTPEFLAVFLASMYDHEIKTEFLPMGVVHNKAIFEQRGFVNVAYTFREFRDSRRWMELAVQRTEENLLAQTTGDGVQREWSGGYHLGVLRDAVEIMGRAETFGIPVSDRYHDRVKKMYDYIFAVATPDLGWAMFGDVSRPYPSDTDRSHQPFYRTLIEATELLGDPKYDALARLDRAHLPAQTSYAFSEAGMYILRNDWGPDQIYFALHCSPPAISSHDQPDNGTFELYAFGRWLMTDTGFFTYGHDPDKRAWHRQTSVHQTLTVDGKDTKVDGRLLLWYPSQSFDVVVVENGSYENLTHRRTIWFIDRSFFVLLDEAIGNMKGVPELHFQLAEGKAQVDTDHKRAVTSFDDANVLVWENPAAPVTVKEEEGWFAWQYGSRLPRKALCYEYTGSAPAVFLTLLVPFRGTEIPEVSALLPDTVKAGADRIEVEVRAFGKTWLAGRDLKERKAWCTPKK is encoded by the coding sequence ATGAATCTATTACGCGTATTCATCCTTGCCGCATTGTTCCTTATGCTTCCATATCACCGGGTTATAACGGCTCAGGGGAAAACCGCCGGCACGGTCAAGCTCCGGGCACTCAAACCGGAGGAAATCCTGTCGAAGCTTGACCTGACCAAGCCGGGGCTCGAAGCGGTAAAAACGGCCTACGAAAAAGGCAACCGTCAGGCAGCCCTCACCGGACTCCTGACATATTACCGTAACCTCTACCCTCTTCCGGATACCCTGCAGGGCGGCAGAGAAGCCGATCTGAGTAAGGCCGACCAGATAGTCCGGCACGTGTTCCAGTGGGGACCTTACGAAGCCGCTGATTACGGCGATTCCATGAACTGGGAATGGGACCCGCGGGGAGACATCGAATGGGTAGCGGCCGTGTACCGGTTTTACTGGGCGCTGCCGCTTGCGGATGCCTACCGGGCAACCCGTGACGAGCGATATGCACGGGCGTTTGTCGATCTTACAGGCGACTGGATCGCCAAGCATCCCCTCGAGAACCATGAGAAAACCCACCCGGTATACACATCGTGGCATGGTTTTGCCTGGCTCGACATCCAGACCGGCATCCGTGCGACGAACCTGTGCACCGTATTTAAAACCATGGTGCATTCAAAGGCTTTCACTCCTGAATTTCTTGCTGTTTTCCTCGCAAGCATGTACGACCACGAAATTAAAACCGAGTTTCTGCCTATGGGCGTGGTTCACAACAAGGCCATTTTCGAGCAGCGCGGATTCGTCAATGTCGCCTATACGTTCCGCGAATTCAGGGATTCCCGGAGATGGATGGAGCTCGCGGTGCAGCGGACAGAGGAAAATCTCCTCGCGCAGACCACGGGGGACGGAGTCCAGCGTGAATGGTCTGGAGGTTATCACCTTGGCGTGCTGAGAGATGCAGTGGAAATCATGGGGCGCGCTGAAACGTTCGGTATACCCGTTTCCGACCGATATCACGACCGGGTGAAAAAAATGTACGACTACATCTTCGCTGTCGCGACTCCCGACCTCGGATGGGCGATGTTCGGCGATGTGAGCAGACCCTATCCGTCCGACACCGACCGTTCTCACCAGCCGTTCTACCGTACGCTCATCGAGGCGACCGAGCTCTTGGGCGATCCGAAGTACGATGCCCTCGCCCGGCTCGACAGAGCGCACCTTCCGGCGCAGACCAGCTATGCTTTCTCCGAGGCGGGAATGTATATACTGCGGAACGACTGGGGGCCCGATCAGATTTATTTCGCTCTCCACTGTTCTCCGCCCGCCATTTCGAGCCATGATCAGCCGGACAACGGAACATTCGAGTTGTATGCATTCGGACGGTGGCTCATGACCGATACGGGCTTTTTCACGTACGGCCACGATCCCGATAAACGGGCATGGCACCGTCAGACCAGCGTACACCAGACTCTGACGGTCGACGGGAAAGATACGAAGGTGGACGGAAGGCTACTCCTCTGGTATCCATCGCAGAGTTTCGACGTTGTGGTGGTCGAAAACGGCTCCTATGAAAACCTCACCCACCGCCGGACGATATGGTTCATCGACAGATCGTTTTTCGTCCTTCTCGATGAGGCAATCGGGAATATGAAGGGCGTGCCGGAGCTCCATTTTCAGCTTGCGGAAGGAAAAGCGCAGGTCGATACGGACCATAAACGCGCGGTAACCTCATTCGACGATGCGAATGTGCTCGTCTGGGAAAATCCCGCGGCCCCGGTTACCGTAAAAGAGGAAGAGGGCTGGTTTGCATGGCAGTACGGTTCACGGCTGCCGAGAAAGGCATTGTGCTACGAGTATACCGGCTCAGCGCCTGCCGTTTTTCTGACATTGCTCGTCCCGTTCAGGGGAACCGAAATCCCCGAGGTTTCGGCGCTACTGCCCGATACGGTCAAGGCAGGTGCAGACAGAATCGAGGTGGAAGTCCGCGCATTCGGGAAAACATGGCTGGCGGGCCGTGACCTGAAAGAACGGAAAGCCTGGTGTACACCGAAGAAATGA
- a CDS encoding ATP-binding protein, with protein sequence MIISFSVENFLSFKEEIHFSMIANGREDQHSERVAKLNNYNKMILPVSELFGGNASGKSNFVKAIGFAREYILSGISKDQKIEVKPFKLSSETMKNPSKFVFQILLNENIYEYGFEITSEEVKREWLFNIGKKTSKKIYTREKNKYDFNYPAWGITNGVANAKQYIDFIADSTLSNKLYLSNVNDIRIEEHKELDILQSVYDWFIQLIIISPEASYLFSKKYSSNKQMIEYLSNLLQQLDTGLSSFEINEVSIPKKIIENSEGFIDADILKSFKIDLKSLRIDKNKDNYIGLQKLTKHIDESGDSIEFSLGEESDGTERLIDLLPAFYLLCKKKLNRVIIIDEFNRSLHPLLTQKLLKAYLSCCNENSRSQLIFTTHDVMLLDQIIFRRDEIWFTERDKHGATKLSSLSDFKNVRKDKRLRNDYLIGRFDGIPNIVLPSNAMLSISKDIGQKKGND encoded by the coding sequence ATGATTATTTCTTTTTCTGTAGAAAATTTTCTTTCTTTCAAGGAAGAAATACATTTTTCGATGATTGCAAATGGAAGAGAGGACCAACACTCTGAGCGTGTTGCAAAATTAAACAACTATAATAAAATGATTTTGCCGGTTTCGGAGTTATTCGGAGGTAATGCCTCTGGAAAATCAAACTTTGTAAAGGCTATTGGTTTTGCACGTGAATATATTCTTTCAGGAATATCTAAAGACCAAAAAATCGAAGTAAAACCATTTAAGCTTAGTTCTGAAACAATGAAAAATCCATCGAAATTTGTTTTTCAGATACTTCTTAATGAAAATATTTATGAATATGGTTTTGAGATAACTTCTGAAGAAGTTAAGCGTGAATGGTTATTTAATATTGGAAAGAAAACATCAAAAAAGATTTATACACGTGAAAAAAATAAATATGATTTTAACTATCCTGCTTGGGGAATAACTAATGGTGTTGCTAATGCAAAACAATATATAGATTTTATTGCAGATAGTACACTTTCAAATAAGCTTTATCTTAGCAATGTAAATGATATAAGAATAGAAGAACATAAAGAGTTAGATATTTTGCAATCAGTATATGATTGGTTTATTCAACTTATAATAATAAGTCCTGAAGCTAGTTATCTTTTTTCAAAAAAATATTCATCAAACAAACAAATGATAGAGTATCTAAGTAACTTGTTACAACAACTAGATACTGGTTTATCATCTTTTGAAATAAATGAAGTTTCGATACCTAAAAAAATTATTGAAAATTCTGAAGGATTCATAGACGCAGACATACTTAAATCTTTTAAAATTGACTTAAAAAGCCTAAGAATAGATAAGAATAAAGATAATTATATTGGACTTCAAAAATTAACAAAACATATTGACGAATCGGGAGACTCTATTGAATTCAGCCTTGGTGAGGAATCCGATGGGACAGAACGTTTGATTGATCTGTTACCTGCTTTTTATCTTCTTTGCAAAAAGAAACTTAATAGAGTTATTATTATTGATGAGTTTAACAGAAGTTTACATCCTTTATTAACCCAAAAATTATTGAAAGCTTATCTGTCATGTTGTAACGAAAATTCAAGGTCTCAGTTGATTTTTACTACTCATGATGTTATGCTTCTGGATCAGATTATATTTCGAAGAGACGAAATATGGTTTACTGAAAGGGATAAGCACGGTGCCACTAAACTATCTTCATTAAGCGATTTCAAAAATGTCAGGAAAGATAAAAGATTACGTAACGACTACCTAATTGGTAGATTTGACGGAATTCCGAATATTGTGCTTCCCTCTAATGCTATGTTATCTATTTCTAAAGACATTGGGCAAAAGAAGGGGAATGATTGA
- a CDS encoding RloB family protein: MSSFKRPLSRRRSNREQKKVFIISSEGKETEPKYFNEFNSDNIRIKIIDERVGTDPNSVVKAAKNYKKKEEGSLKKGDEIWVVVDTELSPETKDIQAIQLTEAGNLCKKYEFGYAASNPCFEYWLLLHFEKKPKLKCTIRIQDKCIHLLKNHYPQYDKSTYDPKKFVDKVKYAIENAKKLDQTRNGLWPENNGSTVYKLMEKLLEIQ, translated from the coding sequence ATGAGTTCATTTAAAAGACCTCTTTCACGAAGGCGATCTAATAGAGAACAAAAGAAAGTATTTATTATATCGTCAGAAGGTAAGGAAACAGAACCAAAATATTTTAATGAATTCAATTCTGATAATATCCGTATTAAAATAATTGATGAAAGAGTCGGGACAGATCCTAATTCTGTCGTTAAAGCTGCTAAAAACTATAAAAAGAAGGAAGAAGGCAGTTTAAAGAAAGGTGATGAAATATGGGTGGTTGTCGATACTGAGTTATCACCAGAAACAAAAGATATCCAAGCGATACAACTGACTGAAGCAGGAAATCTATGTAAAAAATATGAATTTGGATATGCTGCCAGTAATCCATGTTTTGAGTATTGGTTGCTTCTTCATTTTGAAAAAAAACCAAAACTAAAATGTACCATAAGAATTCAAGATAAGTGTATACATCTTTTGAAAAACCATTATCCCCAATATGATAAAAGTACATATGATCCAAAAAAATTTGTTGATAAAGTAAAGTATGCTATTGAAAATGCAAAAAAGCTTGATCAAACAAGAAATGGATTGTGGCCGGAGAATAATGGTTCAACCGTCTATAAATTAATGGAAAAACTCCTTGAAATACAATGA
- a CDS encoding metallophosphoesterase: MPFFIIIAIGIFTLIYGYVGWRIIIPLHLSFLWNIILWSALVLCIFMPLLAMFLRLSGYKPFWSTIITWIAYVTLGLFTIIFPLLVFRDIALLLGEAVHKIVIFVMHTVKDDPKILVPDNPDRHRFLVNALNMGIIGLTGVLAGYGLYEAKRTPGTKRVAMLVHNLHKDLEKLTIVQITDFHVGETVTRPFVQTIVDEVNKLAPDIIVFTGDLADGTVESLREDVAPLAGLSAPYGVFFVTGNHEYYSGVKAWIQEIRRLGMTVLLNEHRMIRYGNARILLAGVTDYEGGRFFPDHTSSPEAALAGADQSDVKILLAHQPRSIFKAARAGFDILISGHTHGGQYFPWNFFVGLQQPYTHGLHRHENTWIYISRGTGYWGPPFRIGQPSEITVITLTGQEKNGM; this comes from the coding sequence ATGCCTTTTTTTATCATCATTGCAATCGGTATTTTTACGCTGATTTATGGATATGTAGGCTGGAGAATCATCATTCCTCTCCATCTTTCCTTTCTGTGGAATATTATTCTCTGGTCAGCGCTCGTGCTCTGTATTTTCATGCCGCTCCTCGCCATGTTCCTGAGATTGAGCGGGTACAAACCCTTTTGGAGCACGATCATTACCTGGATTGCATATGTGACTCTCGGATTATTCACCATAATTTTCCCCCTGCTCGTTTTCCGTGACATCGCCCTCCTTCTGGGCGAAGCTGTCCATAAAATCGTCATCTTTGTAATGCATACGGTGAAGGATGACCCAAAAATCTTGGTACCCGACAATCCCGACCGTCACCGCTTCCTCGTCAACGCCCTCAACATGGGTATCATCGGTTTGACGGGGGTTCTGGCAGGATATGGCCTCTACGAGGCAAAACGAACCCCGGGAACTAAAAGGGTCGCCATGCTCGTACACAATCTCCATAAGGACCTCGAAAAACTCACGATAGTTCAGATTACCGATTTCCACGTCGGCGAGACCGTCACACGGCCGTTCGTACAGACCATCGTGGACGAGGTCAACAAACTCGCGCCGGATATCATCGTTTTCACCGGCGACCTTGCGGACGGTACGGTCGAATCACTCCGTGAGGATGTGGCGCCGCTTGCCGGTTTATCAGCTCCATACGGCGTTTTCTTCGTCACCGGAAACCATGAATACTATTCGGGAGTCAAGGCATGGATACAGGAAATACGGAGATTAGGAATGACAGTCCTTCTCAACGAACACAGAATGATACGGTATGGCAACGCCCGTATTCTCCTGGCGGGAGTGACCGATTACGAAGGCGGACGGTTTTTCCCCGATCACACATCGAGTCCCGAAGCCGCTCTGGCGGGCGCAGATCAGAGTGATGTAAAAATACTACTTGCCCACCAGCCGAGGAGTATTTTCAAAGCAGCCCGTGCGGGATTCGATATCCTTATCTCCGGGCATACCCACGGTGGGCAGTATTTCCCCTGGAATTTCTTTGTGGGTTTGCAGCAGCCCTATACCCATGGACTCCACCGCCATGAAAATACCTGGATATACATCAGCCGCGGGACAGGATACTGGGGTCCGCCTTTCAGAATCGGGCAGCCTTCGGAGATTACGGTTATCACCCTGACCGGACAGGAAAAAAACGGGATGTAA
- a CDS encoding alpha/beta hydrolase family protein, which translates to MPITSRLLVYNLREIIVPVFCFTVLSCASILSAQPAPEALTVFTKPPVEGKRITPYLRYQVDTAWKCDELRRARLASIRTEADLLQFQRETRENLLDAIGGLPDSKTPLNPHITGTLNMDGYRIEKLVFESLPGFHVTSLVYVPDGPTVRRPAVLVACGHAPTAKSYPAYQKLCGRLAKRGYIVLCWDPIGQGERSQFFDQGRADSRYNRVCGEHAVLGNAAYLAGANLARWEVWDGIRALDYLYTRPDVDSTRISLTGSSGGGFQTAFIGALETRIGVVAPSCYITALPMRMNNRIFVDPDSDPEQDVYRMISSGIDHPGLMLLVFPRPLFLSAAIEDFFPIEGTRKSYREIAALYNIFDIPERIAISEGFHSHEYSDHNQNEAFAFIDSFNAMPVHAGLDSTRVLTDQELWCTRSGQVLTEFTNGKNLMDIIRDYYHERKGSPKVSLESVYYGDYYPGIRTWPVVRSDGRLPLDTIAWEKTGSTTTNDVVIDHYLIHHSGRLTIPLLHIRRQNDKGDRVLLWFTSRGKVTQSDWQTVMKYLDTGYQVVSFDFRGLGENTMLYRVLSIDDPSLAKIDFAEQYFSPISGVLANYIYNSLLTGRPYFLQMIEDAEITARFVSEKLGARIWITAPGDAYTLASYIADVFPGVKLLEDRNESVLRWSTIIEEKRETWPIQNLLPFGAYIR; encoded by the coding sequence ATGCCGATTACATCCCGATTACTCGTTTATAATTTACGGGAAATCATTGTCCCGGTTTTCTGTTTTACGGTGCTGTCTTGTGCGAGTATTCTTTCCGCTCAGCCCGCTCCGGAGGCATTGACTGTTTTCACGAAGCCGCCGGTCGAGGGTAAACGGATCACACCATACCTCCGGTATCAGGTCGACACGGCATGGAAATGTGATGAACTGCGGAGAGCACGGCTTGCCTCCATCCGTACCGAAGCGGATTTACTCCAGTTTCAGCGCGAAACCCGCGAGAACCTTCTCGATGCAATCGGCGGCCTGCCCGATTCTAAAACACCGTTGAACCCCCATATAACCGGCACGTTGAACATGGACGGATACCGTATCGAAAAGCTGGTTTTTGAAAGCCTGCCTGGTTTTCATGTCACATCGCTTGTCTATGTGCCTGACGGCCCGACTGTCCGGAGACCGGCGGTGCTTGTCGCATGCGGCCATGCCCCGACAGCGAAATCGTATCCCGCATACCAGAAACTGTGCGGCCGTCTCGCAAAAAGAGGGTATATCGTCCTCTGCTGGGACCCCATAGGACAGGGCGAACGCAGTCAGTTCTTCGATCAGGGACGCGCCGACAGCAGGTACAACAGGGTATGCGGCGAACATGCGGTGCTTGGCAATGCAGCCTATCTTGCAGGGGCGAACCTTGCCCGGTGGGAGGTCTGGGACGGCATCCGCGCCCTCGATTATCTCTATACCCGTCCGGATGTTGACAGCACACGGATATCGCTCACCGGCAGCAGCGGCGGCGGATTCCAGACCGCCTTCATCGGGGCGCTTGAAACCCGTATCGGAGTAGTCGCTCCATCGTGTTACATCACTGCCCTGCCGATGAGAATGAACAACCGGATATTCGTCGACCCGGACAGCGATCCTGAACAGGATGTGTATCGAATGATTTCCTCGGGCATCGATCATCCGGGTCTCATGCTCCTTGTCTTTCCGCGGCCACTGTTCCTGAGCGCGGCGATCGAGGACTTCTTCCCCATCGAGGGAACACGCAAGAGCTACCGTGAGATCGCAGCACTTTACAACATATTCGATATTCCGGAGCGAATTGCTATATCCGAAGGTTTTCACAGCCATGAGTATTCCGATCACAATCAGAACGAAGCGTTTGCTTTCATAGATTCGTTCAACGCCATGCCGGTGCACGCGGGGCTCGATTCGACACGGGTGCTCACTGATCAGGAGCTGTGGTGTACACGTTCCGGGCAGGTTCTCACCGAGTTTACGAACGGCAAGAACCTCATGGACATCATCAGGGACTATTACCATGAGCGTAAAGGGTCTCCGAAGGTCAGCCTCGAATCGGTTTATTACGGCGATTATTATCCCGGGATACGGACATGGCCGGTGGTCCGTTCTGACGGCAGGCTGCCCCTCGATACGATCGCATGGGAAAAAACGGGAAGCACAACCACGAACGATGTGGTGATCGACCATTACCTTATCCATCACAGCGGGCGGCTTACAATACCTCTCCTCCATATCCGCCGTCAGAACGATAAAGGCGACCGGGTGCTCCTGTGGTTCACATCGCGGGGAAAGGTCACGCAATCTGACTGGCAGACAGTAATGAAGTATCTCGATACCGGATACCAGGTCGTTTCATTCGATTTTCGGGGGCTCGGAGAAAACACGATGCTTTACCGGGTTCTTTCGATCGATGATCCCTCGCTGGCAAAGATTGATTTCGCAGAGCAGTACTTCAGCCCTATTTCAGGCGTTCTGGCCAACTATATCTATAACTCGTTACTCACCGGCAGACCCTATTTTCTCCAGATGATCGAAGACGCGGAAATAACCGCCCGGTTTGTCAGCGAGAAGCTCGGCGCCCGGATATGGATAACCGCTCCCGGAGACGCATACACTCTTGCATCGTACATAGCCGATGTTTTTCCCGGAGTGAAACTTCTTGAGGACCGGAACGAATCGGTTCTCCGGTGGTCGACGATCATCGAGGAAAAACGGGAAACATGGCCGATACAGAACCTCCTGCCTTTCGGGGCGTATATACGGTAA